The Triticum urartu cultivar G1812 chromosome 6, Tu2.1, whole genome shotgun sequence genome includes the window TATTGTTTTGTATAAACTTGATTAAATTTATGAAGTCTGGCTTCAATCAATTCTAATGTGTAGAGTAAATAAAAACTTGAGGGAGTACGTATGGAGCTGCTTGATGACTTGGACGCTAGATTGAGCAGGTCTTAAATTCTTGCAAGTTGGCGCTGTCATTTTCGGCAGCCGGGATCGATCCTTGATAGGCCCTCGTCTAGATTTTCGGGAGGTATCGTTGGTCACTTTCGTCGTCCACTTGTTGGGCAGATACTGATAAATCAAGGACCTAAGCTGGCGCGTGCTTTGCTACTTTGACCACGGAAACTAGCTGAAGAAATTTGGTGCATTCGGAAAATCAAGTGGTATGTAGCAGTATGCATCCAATTTTCTTTTTACAAAAGCCGCCACTAATCCAAGGCGGCACAGACGCATTCGTGTTGCTGTAGACTGGAAGACAGCTGATCAAATGCCAGTTCGTCGGCAGCCGGGCTACAGCGATAGTAATCTTGTACACATCTGCATGCCAGCTCTTACGTTTGGTATGAGAAGTTGAACACAAAAACATTGAAAATTGGAAGACCATGAGAAAGAAGTCTGATCGGTTTAAGTACTATATATCATTTTAATAATCAATCAACGAGACGTAAACGCTGGGTCTCTCTTGGTTGAATTGTTCAGTGAGGCCTCGACGGCGCGTCCATCGCAAGCGAAGCGCACGGATCCACGACGTCTTGAACTCTTGATCCCACTTGACTGAGACCACCTCGTGTACAATTTCCACTCGACGTGATCACAGAAATGACGAAGTGGAAAAAGTAGTCTGAACTGGGATGCACAACAACCCACGCCAATGGCTCTACAAATGGGGCAGAGATACGATCTAATTAATTACAGTGATCATCAGATTTATACGGCTATTCCCACCCAAGAGTGAAAGCAGGACAGAAGGTAAATGAGACTCCTAGGCTTTTCTTTAAGGGGCCATTTTTATCCCCAAGCATGAAAAAGTTATACCTCGTTCAAACAACTCCACTAGAATGGTCGACTACGTCTATACGATATAACTTGTCGTTTGTTCGTTAGTTACTCCACCTAGAAAGGGAAACCGTTAAGAAATAGTCTTAAGCTTTTACCTATATTTTTAACACTCACGAGCTGCATTGGCAGTGGACTGACTCCGGGCAATACTCGCCGAGCTAGTGCTACCAGGGGTGGAGCCAGAATTTGGATATAGGGGGGGGTAGGGGGGGGGGGCAAGTTATGTTGATTAAAGGAAAATGCTCACTGCAGAAAAATAAGTACGATAATACTATATTATTGCGTTGCTTCAACACAACTAAAATAGGGTCTGTCAATGGTATATCTATATATGCCTTAGTTACAAATGAAATAAAATGAATTAGCATCATAACTCACAACATCAAATGACAACTTGAAAATTTATAAGATTAAAGTTGGGAGGGATTAGTAGATACAGTGGTTCTCAATAGTACTAACCAGGGGCCAAGTACTAGAGTCTTGCTACGGCCACCAGTGGGCTTTTTCATGGGCGTTTCCCCCAGATTTCTTCATAACCTCCAGGGTTGAGGGGGGCTATAGTACGTATATTTCTCAGCCCAGTAGCTAATTACTCGTAGTCTCATAGGGGGGGGGgaccagccccccccccccccgccgggGCTCCGCCACTGAGTGCTACCTTGTTCAAGGGATCAATCCCAGACTCCTTTCTGAAGCATGAACATTCACTATCAACTCGAAATTTCCGCTTCGCAACTTGTATAATAATTCAAGCATATTGTTGTGAAAGTTTACTGTAGATAACCATGGAACCAAAAGAACATCACCATCCTACTTTTTCAAACCGACAAAGCAGGGCACACACGCATGCCTGGCACTACAAACTTTTGTACTTAGAGAGAGAAGCCGGGCAATAAACAAGGAAGCAAGCAACGTACTACATGGACTCCATCATCCAACAATAGAAAAAGAACACCACCACTTGGACATAACGCCACAATTCTACCTCGTTTTGTCAGCCAATGGCCGCAACTGCTCCGAACCTGCTCCAATTGACCACGTTTTCTCCATCGCCGCGCGCCGAGTACAAATAGCGCAACCCTTCCGCAATCTACACAGCACCAGCCGTATTCTTCCTAGCAGCTCTGGCAGCCTTTACCTTCGGACCAGCGTCAACACACTGAGCAATCCATACATCACACACACAGCGCCAGAGGTTTAACTTAATTAGTCGGCCGAGAAGAGCAGAGGAGTGAGCAAGGTAGCTATGGGGAGGTCTCCTTGCTGCGACAAGACAGGGATCAAGAGGGGCCCGTGGACGGCGGAGGAAGACATGACCCTGGTCGCTCACATCGAGCAGCACGGCCACAGCAACTGGCGGGCGCTGCCCAAGCAGGCCGGCCTGCTGCGCTGCGGCAAGAGCTGCCGCCTTCGGTGGATCAACTACCTGCGCCCCGACATCAAGCGTGGCAACTTCACCGACGAGGAGGAAGACGCTATCATCCAGCTCCACGCCATGCTCGGCAACAGATGGTCCACCATTGCCGCCAGGCTGCCTGGGAGAACGGACAACGAGATCAAGAACGTCTGGCACACACACCTCAAGAAGCGACTCGACTCGTCCTCGTCCAAGACGTCCGGCCAGGCAGCGCCTAAGCGCAAAGCCAAGAAGCCTGTGGCTGCAGCGAGCACAGCCGATGGCCCGGTCTCCATGCCAGTGTCATCACCGGAGCAGCCCATCTCGTCGTCCGCCACAGATTACTCGATGGCATCGTCGTTGGAGAACACGGCAAGCTTTACATCGGAGGAGTTTCAGATTGAAGACAGTTTTTGGTCGGAGACACTGGCAATGACGGTGGACAGCTCCGGTTCCGCCATGGAGGCCGGCGTCACCCCAAACAGTGCATCGCCCTCGTCCAGCAACGACGAGATGGACTTCTGGGTCAGACTGTTCATGCAGGCTGGTGAGGTGCAGAGTTTGTCTCAGATTTAGGCAGAGGATATCGGCTCCTCGGCTAGTTTCTTGTTCATTTCTTGTCTCTCGATATTCTTTAAAATCTTTGGCATATGCTGCTTCGTTCTGATCATTCGGTGGGTGTATACCTGTAAAACGGAAGAGCTTAGTGAATGGAACAATAATCGTTCGTAGCGGTGTTGATCCAGCAAAAAATGTGTCACGGCACGAGTGTTGCAAACTTCTTTGTTGTATGCCTACAAGAATTGGCGTTCAATTGATACCCTTTTTGTTTTAGAAAAAAATATGTCTTTGATTGCTTTGTGATACTAGCATTTTAGAAGCTATTGTTTTTATCCTAAAAAGAAGCTATTGTTTTTCACCGTGGAGTGGTGAGGTTGTAGATGTGTGCTTTCCCCGGTGACCGGCAAAACCAGAGTCTCAGATACGCCTTGTCGCCGTCGAAATAGGGTTCCACGCTTTGTATTACAAAGCAACCATCATCGATACAATCAACAATAAATGCTGGGGCGGAAGCAGTACAGACACGCCGAAAAGAAACgaaaaagaaaatacaaaagaaaTAAATACCGACAGTGGCGGATCAACAAAAATAAAGAAGCCTCACGACCGCTGCGTACACCGGGGATATTCCACTAAGTTCCTAGACTCCGAAGCGCCAATACCAATCAACACATCCAAGAAGGGACGCGACGATGACGACGCTGCTGCCAAGGGTTTCCCTCGGTACGCGGCTAGAAAAGAGGAAGGGTAGCCCCCGACGCCCTCTAGGAAGGTCCGACACCACCCTCAGGCGCCACCGCGTCGGTGTCGGCAACACATCCAAGAAGAGACGCGACAATGACGACGCTGCTGCCAAGGGTTTCTCCTGGTACGCGGCTAGGAGAGAGGAAGGGTAGCCCCCGACGCCCTCTAGGAAGGTCCGACGCCACCCTCAGGCGCCACCACGTCGGTGTCGACTAGGCCGACAGGGATTTCTCCCAATCCCAACCTTCAGCTCGAGCACTCCGAAGCTCGCCACCAAACTGTCCACCACCCTGCACCAACACGGTCTTGAAGCTTCCCGCGCCATCTCACCACGGCGCCGCGAAGGGGTCACAACAAAGAAGAGGAGCCGGGACTAGGGGCAGCAACACCGTCGGCACGCGGGAGGGCCCAACCTCCACCGTCAACGACGGTAACCGATCAGATGCGACAGCAGGAGCATACCAGGCCCGATCGGGCCCTCATATGCTAGTAAAGCTCCCGCCGTCGCGCTGCAGAAGGCACGCCGTCAGCGACGCCACCCCCTGTccgagctcctcctcctcctcgccacgCAGAAGATGCCGAAGCCGCGCCGGGAGCCGGCCCGCTAGGACCTAGATTCGCCTCGGAGGGCCAGATCTGGGCCTGGGGCGCGTCGTCAGCCACCCCACGCCCCCACGCCGCCATGCCACCAAGAAGCAACGTCGCCCCCTCGCCTGGCGTCGGCCACCGCCAAGCCAAGAATCACCGCCGCCGTCCCCTTCCCCAAGAAGAGGAGACGCACGCGTGGGTACAGTATGTCCCACCGCCACCGACACCACTCGGGCCAGCGCCGGGGGCGGccgggggggggagggggggggggcaggaggaggaggaggaggaggaggaaggccgAGAAGGGAGGGACGCGCGCCGCCTTAGACGCCTCCCTGGGAGGCGACGCAAGGGCGGGACCGGGAAGGGAGGAGAGGGGCGGGACTTGGCGCGCGGGACCTGGCGCGCGCGACCGGCGGGCGGGACCCTAGCGAGGCTGgggaggtcggcggcggcggggggtgGAGCTAGGGAGGACATTCCATTCGTCCGTTTGGCGGAGCCGGCATGGTTTCGGTAAGCTGGTGGTTATCTAGGTGAAGTTCTTGTCGAAGTTACTAAAAAGGGAACAACAAGTAGTGTCATTTGAGTTTGTGTTTGTGGCTACCTCGACTAGAGGTGTCTTATTTTAGGGTGCAAAATGCTCCATGACGATCGAATGGACTTATTGTAACTGTGTTTTTTTATTAGTTTTGCTTACATTGCCATAATTAACTTGAAATAAATTTTAGTCAAAATTTAAAAAATGCAAAATCTTTACTTTTGACTAAAGGAAAAGTGAAATCCTGATTGGTGCTAACCcgcaaaaagaaaaagaaaatctTAATCGGCGCCATGGCAGAAGTACTCGAGTTATCTTTCCTCAAGATAAATTAAAACGATAGTAATGTATATAGCCTCCAATAAAGATACAAATTGTATATTGTGAATTTTCTTCCCCTACGTGTTTTAAAACTTTTGGAAATGATTGTCTACATCAATTAAACGGCCCGACACGCAACCGTGGATATGTATCTTTCGAGCTGTCCTTCATCAATAGATTGCACATACATGATTACAAGCTAATCATCACCTACATCGTGCTGTGGCTAATTTCATAGACAACGCTTAGTGATCATTCCCAATGGAGGAGCAGGTATTCCCCGAAAAAAAAAAGGAGGAGCGGGTATACGCACGGCCGCCGTCAACAGACCCAAATTAAGCCGCCCCAGTGGGCAGCTAGCGGCCAAGTGACAGTTGCCAACTTGCCGTCGAAGCCGACAGGCAGCGTAACAACTGTACAACTGTACAAATACAAGGCTAGGCGGCTACAATGCACCGGCTGCAACATATTTTTGCTAGGAAGACATGTAAGATGTAACTTTATTCAACTACTATAGGTGTCCGTGCGTTGTAACAGAGGCATGCATATGCCAGTGGTTTAACATCAATCTTGTCTGATATATAATTTACATCTATCATATTCTAGATTTTGATAAGATTTAATTTGATTTGAAtatgggtaggagaaggcaagAAAGTTAAATTTACTTGAGCGTATGATAATATTTGATTTTGTTAGGCTATGGGTAGGGGAAAGCAAGAAAAAAATGATTTAGTTGACATTTTGGTAAaatttgatttgatttgattgAGTTAATGCAGGATGTGGTTTGGGGAAAATGGCCGATTTGGTTTATATTATTTCCGGTTACTCTATTTATGTTGGGCTTTTTATTTTGTGCGACATTGGTTGAGACTACCAAAAAAATCAACAGAAAACTAAATGAGGTAGGGATCGTGGGGATGAAAAAAGGGAGAGGAGATGAGGCGAACCTACCAACTCCCCATTAATAGTAGAATTAATGCTcgttttcgcaaaaaaaaaaaattaATGCTCTCGTTAAGTGGTCTAAAAATTTACAAAGTAATTCCTGCAATATTACAATTAAATGTATTAAAATATTTTCTCCATGGTATCAATCTTTACAAGATGAAATAATTCTAGGACATCAACAAAAATTGGACCGGAGCAGCAAGACTGTCACTCATTCATCCGCACAAACTTGATTACCAATAGTTTGTAAAGGCTCTCAAGTTGCCCATCCAAATAGAGGGGAAGTCATAATTGATGACAGACATGGGTCAAGAATAATCCCCTATAAGTGCAGGTTGTAGACCCACGACATCCTCACCATAGCGTCAAGAAAATATTCTAGGACTACAAAGAATAAAAAAAAAAAGCAATACGACACAATAGCAAAAACTCATCATATTAGAATAAACAGATTTGCGGGGATGCAAACATCTCTGCATCAAGGCACCGCCATGGTAGAGAGAGAAAATCTATTTGGAAAAGCAACAATGTGAAGACGATGACAAATACCACAAATCTCTCAGATTTGAGGTCCCTTGACCTCTCAACGCCAAGATGGCGGCCGAATGCAAGGGGGCCTGATAAATCTCTCGCTCTCCCTCTCCGTCCCTCTCTTTCTTTCCcacgccctctccctctccatcTCGCCCTAGGTTTCTCTTGCCCATGTCCATAGTGCATGTAGGCGCTGCCACCCCGAAGAAGGGTTTTAATTTCATGTGAAGCGGCCCATCCTCTAAAACAATTCTATATGATGTGTTCAAATTGGTGGGAAATGCACGCCCTCTTTGCTATAGGCCCGCCCATTTCATTGTTTTCGGTTATGGCGTAACGCACTCTACGAACGcttttctctgattttttttcctttATCTTGTTTTCTTGATTTTTGATTGGTTTTTTCAGTTTTCAAAATTTGTAATATGTGGATATTTTTCAGATTCGTGAATAACTAGAAAATTAGTAAAAAAAGTAACAAATATCACGAATTTAATAAAAAATACAGATATTTTAACAGTGTCATATTTCCGTAAAATCTGTTAATGTAAAAGGGAatgaaaagaaataaaaaaataaaataaataagagtTAATTGAAACTAGAAAACCAAGAATTTAAAATATACTAATTCAAAAAAAACCTAAAAGAAAACCGCAAAGGAAAAAAATGAAAAGAGACAAAGAAACCTGGAAAAACACCTTATAGGAAAACAAGTGAAATGTTAATGGGCTTGCTCCACCAATGCCCTTCATGTGTGATTTGCCCGCTATTTCATGGAATGACCGTTGCACTGTGCATGTAGGCGCTGCCAGCCTGAATAAGGGTTTTAATTTCATGTGAAACGGCCCATCCTCTAAAACAATTATATATGATGGGTTCAACATCAAATTGGTGGGGAAACGCACACCCTCTTTCTATAGGCCGGCCAATTTCATTTTTTCGGTTATGGCGTGACGCACTCTACAAACGCTTTTCTCCAAAAAAAATCTTTTATCTCGTTTCTTCATTTTTGATTGTTTTCCAGTTTCCATCATTTTTAATGTGTGGATATTTTTCAGATTCGTGAATAATTTTAAAATTAGTGAACAGTTtttcaaatttcatgaattttatATAAAGAACGATATTTTAAAAGTGACATATTTCCATAAAATCTGTTAAATGTAAAAAGTGggataaaaataaataaaacataaaataaaaataattaatggAAACTAGAAATTTTTTCCAAAACATACTAATCTGAAAGAAAAAACCTAAAAAAAATTGCGAAGGAAAAATAATGAAAAGAGACAAAGAAACCTGAAAAACAATACCTTATGGGAAAATAAGTGAACTGTTAATGGGCAATGCCCTCCATGTGTGATTTGCAcgctatttgatgtaatgactgtTGTGATTTGCCTGCTATTTGATGCAGTGGGCGCCAAATAGGGTTTACCAGTATTTATTACCTTATAACCTTCCATAATCCTTAAGAAAGATTGTGAACTGAGTATCTCCTAAGTCAAACTTTCAATGAATTTTTCTTTGTTAATTCTCACCATCTTTTGCATACAAAACCCCATGTTCAATTGCATTTGAACCACGATGCATCAGATTTATTCAAACCATGATACCAACAAATTCACAAGCACTAGTAGTACTAAACAGCGAAGCGGTAAACATATTAATTGGCATAACATGCCTGCGTTGGACTTGAATCCTTCAACTCCTTGAGATGTGCTTCACACACTTTCAAAGACACCCACATAACACTAGCCCTAAAacttatctgaatttgtgtgtgtgtatgtgtgtgtctTAAACCCTAGGTTTCTCTAGCCCTTGTCCAGGGTGCATGTAGGCGTTGTCAGCCCGAACATGGGTTTCAATTTCATGTGAAGCAGTCCATCCTCAAAACCAACCCGTCAAAACAATATATGATGCATTGTGCATCAAATTGGTGGgggaacacacacacacacacacacacacacacacacacacacgcgcgcgcgcgcgcacgcATGCACGCACACTTGCTATAGGCCGGTACAATTCATTGTTTTCGGTTGTGGCGTGACGCACTCTACAGACGCTTTTTTCTAATTTTTGACTTTATCTGGTTTTCTTGATTTTcagttgtttttctttttttatttccttCATTTTCATTGTGTGAATATTTTTCATATTCGTGAACAATTTTTCAAATTTCACAAAATTTATAAAAAAACAGATACTTTAAAAGTGTGCACTTTTTTATATTTATGATTAATTTTTCATATTTCCACAAAATGTGAAAAAATAAAAGGGGAAGAAAACGAAacaaaaaaggaaagaaaaagaaCTGATGGAAACGGAAAAAAATAAACCAAAACATACAAACccaaaagggaaagaaaatcgcaaaggaaaagcaaaaaaaaaaagacGAAGAAACCCGAAAAATACCTTATATGAAAACAAGTGAAATGTTAATGGGCCAGGTACGTCGATGCCCTCCACGTGTGATTTGCTCGCTATATGATGCAGCGAGCGCTCCGTATGTGATTTGCCCGCTATTTGATGAAGTGAGCACCAAATAGGGTTTACCTTATAACcttccactagtagaaaaagggcttAATGTTCAGCTCATTAGTCCCGGTTTATAAATGAATcagcactaatgtgaccattagtgtcggtttcaacggctaggcgggcggtgctcattagtctcggttcgtggcgaacctctAGTCATGGTTCGTGCCACCAcctcattagtcccggtttgtcccaccagcctgccaccacctctttagtcccggttcatggcacgaaccgggactatagatGCACCTTTAGTCCCAGTTTGTATAACCAACCGGGACGAAATATcatcctatataaacccttcatCGAGCCCGAGCTCTCCACTCtgttttcttcctctcctcttgaGCTCATGCTCTATTTTTGACAAAATTTGGAGGCACCCCATCCATCCAAGTGATCACAAAgtttagcaactttgtcctttcatctctcattgctagattagctcttgcaatgctctATAAATATAGTGATTTGTGGATTTTagtttgggaggaattatatgtggtagtttatttgatttatatgcaatctAAGCTCAAAATAACTCTTAGTTttcatatgtaggtgtggtttacttagtgccttcccGTCTCTGTcctaaccaccgtcgatcgcctccaccgtcccgtcgccggcaccaccttgtggtgagcctcttgttcttatctttttATATAAAAAAGCCATGTTTGTGTGATTTAGATATATAGGTACttgtataattatcttacccgtacgttgtttgttatacatagtgccatggttttgatatccgtccccgttgGCCCTTGTCCGGtttatgattcagatgtggtatattctcttttataactatttgttgcatttcgtgtttatgaaaaattatgcccatcaagtagacatagatatttttatctaggaggtatgtgaaccaaAAATTCCAACtaaccctattgtcgagaggttaaatttagttgaaaatgaaaacgagtatttgaaagaaaaattgaaaagaattgaggagGAGGAGATGGAATTGGATATGCATGTTgtcgatgtcgtcgatgatcacaagatcaagatggaaaaaatgcgcttgaagattagaaagattagaaaatatgccattaaTAGTGAGGTTTGGTATCATTATCCTGTTGGaccaattgttaccttagttgcgatcttgatcgcatttgttgttgcattgaaatgCTTTAGCCAGAGAGTTTGTATGTTGTTTTATGAGAATAAGTGCGTATGAaatttatgtatgaacttgtattaatttggtcttttTGATgctgtgtaatgaagatgagccggcaatggatgtacaaTGACCGATGGTCTCCCCAGTTCGTTAATGGcatgcgtacttttctgcttgcggctgaggcaaacaagcggatGGATGGTTTTATGTCTTGTCAATGTGCTGGCTATAAGAATGATCACAATTACTCTAACTCAAGAACCATTCACTggcacctgtttgagtccggtttcatgccccactataatgtttggaccaagcatagagaaagaggggttatgatggaagacaatgaagaagaagaggacgacgacagctatcctagCCATGGGTTTCCTGAATACGATGGTACAAcgatgggggaagaagctgagccgacaatgagggaagaagctgaagaagaggcatcagatgagcccgttgatgatctaggtcgggccattgccgatgcaaagagaaactgcgcgaTTGAGAAGGAGAGGCTGAAGAAGAGCGCATGTTAGAGGACCACAAGAAATTATTGTACCCAAATTGCGAAGCTGACAAGAAAagttgggcaccacactggaattgctgcaatggaaggaagagaatggtgtatctgacaagggatttggaaagttgctgatAATTTTAAAGAaaatgcttccaaaggacaagaattgcccgagagtacgtacgaagcaaagaaggttgtcttcCCTCTAGgattagaggtgcagaagatacatgcatgccctaatgactgggTCCTCTACCatggtgagtacgaggatttgaacgcgtgcccggtatgcggtgcattgcgctatagatcagccgcgatgaacctggtgatgtcgagggcgagcaccctaggaagaagattcctgccaatgtgatgtggtatgctcctataataccacggttgaaacgtctgtttcAAAacaagagcatgccaagttgatgcgatggcacaaagaagaccgtaagaaatacgggaagttgagagtacccgctgacaggtcgcagtggagaaaaatcaagagGAAGTGGGGGGACTTTGCaggtgacgcaaggaacgtatggtttggtctaagcgcagatggcattaatccttttggggagcacaGCAACAATCATAACACCTGGCCTGTGaatctatgtatgtataaccttcctccttggttgtgcatgaagcggaagttcattatgatgttagtgctcatccaaggccctaaccAACCtgacaacgacattgatgtgtacctaaggccattagttgaagaactcttaaaGCTGTGGAATGGAAAAGGTGTACGTGCATGGGATGAGCTCGATTAGGAAGAATTTGACCTACATGTGTTGCCGTttgtgaccatcaatgattggcctgctcttagtaacctttcaggaaagacaaacaagggataccgcgcatgcacacagtgtttggatgataccgacaatatatatttggataattgtaagaagaatgtgtacctgggacctcatcaatttcttccgagcagacatcccgtaagaaagaaaggcaagcatttcaaaggtgaggcagatcaccggacgaagcctcgccaccgtactggtgatgatgtacatgatatggtcaagggtTTGAAGgaaatctttggaaagggtcctggcggacAATCTGTTTCAAATGATGCTGACGGACGCGCATCCATGTGGAAGgggaaatctatattttgggacctaccctattggaaagacctagaggtccactctgcaatcgacgtgatgcatattacaaagaatctttgcgtgaccctgcttggcttcttgggtgTGTACGGGAAGAAAAAATATACAccggaggcacgggaggaccagcaacgtatgcacggaaaagagggcatacatcagggtcatgccagctatgctcttaccaaagaagagaaggaaatcttctttgaatgcctgctcagtatgaaggtcccatTTGGCTTCTCGTTGagtataaagggaataataaatatggaagagaaaaagtttcagaacctaaagtctcatgactgccacgtgattatgacgcaactacttccggttgcattgagggggcttctactaGAAAAcattcgattagccattgtgaagctatgtgcattcctcaatgcaatctctcagaaggtaatcgatccagaaatcataccaaggttagagaatgatttggtgaatgtcttgtcagtttcgagttggtgttcccaccatccttcttcaacatcatgacgcacgtcgtagttcacctatgcgaagagattaacattctgggtcctgtatttctacacaatatgttcccctttgagaggttcatgggagtcttaaagaaatatgttcataaccgtgctaggctagaaggaagcatctccaacggccatgaaaatgaggaggtcattgagttttgtattgtcTTTATTCCTAACCTTAAGCcaattggtgttcctgaatcgtgACATAAGGGCGGACTGGGTGGAAATGGCACGCTAGAACCAAAACAAATATATGTATGGACGGGCATTCTCTcactcaagcacactacacagttctacaaaattccgccttggtggctccgcaTATGGAGGAACACAAGAATATTCTACGCTCCAAACATCCGGAGCAGTCtgacgactggattacacgtgaacaaacggGGACTTTCACCGGTTGGTTGCAGACACGTGCCATGCATGACGACGCTGTTGAAGATGACCTGTaattgctgtcccagttaccatcttcgaatataatgactttcaaagggtacaagataaatgggaatacattttacatgatctcccaagataagaagagcac containing:
- the LOC125513805 gene encoding transcription factor MYB30-like; translated protein: MGRSPCCDKTGIKRGPWTAEEDMTLVAHIEQHGHSNWRALPKQAGLLRCGKSCRLRWINYLRPDIKRGNFTDEEEDAIIQLHAMLGNRWSTIAARLPGRTDNEIKNVWHTHLKKRLDSSSSKTSGQAAPKRKAKKPVAAASTADGPVSMPVSSPEQPISSSATDYSMASSLENTASFTSEEFQIEDSFWSETLAMTVDSSGSAMEAGVTPNSASPSSSNDEMDFWVRLFMQAGEVQSLSQI